A stretch of the Bordetella genomosp. 8 genome encodes the following:
- a CDS encoding glycosyl hydrolase family 28-related protein, with protein sequence MASLLPNGKQYFTNNSGDPLAGGQVYFYVPNTNTKKNTYGDPNQTVLNSNPVTLDSRGEAVIWGAGSYRQVVYDQSGNLIWDQLTEDANAGVTGDMIDATFSSGSDFTPGVTTTLTLPAVFGSIENIWVFFDGIYQGDGQIALLDDFTLTFTDPIPSGVSKIDVKGGTTVAIGVPSSGSVVNASVAAAAGIAFSKLSYMREALGAVARDGRAKLDDSICVKDFGAKGDGITDDTAAFHAAIAFLQPQVTQRGGALYIPAGVYKLTATLAFSAFDQLHNVVIYGDGPVATTLDFSSSAPNTDAVTFDSGAHVVVRDLSINSAKRDGLVLGVGLTPGGGGGTTFASISNLRIQGSGRNGLSNTNSWMCDLTDLWVWGSGAANFALNGFITSLSARRCYSSNSAGVGFLINGMVYSNFLDCGSDTNGTVGYAVSNVQGVSFIGCGAENNGADAWRLTTGNVSAGSLPSACQDIHGLAFISCYTIGNSTSATGAYGSFLGAYPADNRPIDFKILGGSAYPAAGGDRSLILTGAGTINCHKELFHDAAFSTVDFVSAGAAVTNLTMLGTRAIAPLSAASQSIPNGTLTPMSITNMSINTMGAIVAGGAIVIPKGVNLIRVSAGAQFVANVTGTRQLFMYRNGVIELGMAGMAVGASSSGPTIVNTSSSVLAVSQGDTITCQVFQNSGGTLNLAAGSATFLAIEAIG encoded by the coding sequence ATGGCGAGCCTACTCCCCAATGGAAAACAGTACTTCACAAATAATAGTGGTGATCCGCTGGCCGGCGGACAGGTCTATTTCTATGTGCCGAATACGAACACGAAGAAGAACACTTATGGGGACCCGAACCAGACGGTCCTGAACAGCAATCCGGTTACCCTGGACTCCAGGGGAGAGGCCGTGATTTGGGGGGCGGGATCTTACCGCCAGGTGGTCTATGATCAATCCGGAAATTTGATCTGGGATCAGCTCACGGAAGATGCCAATGCTGGTGTTACCGGAGACATGATCGACGCTACATTCTCATCGGGCTCGGACTTTACGCCAGGAGTCACTACGACTCTGACATTGCCCGCTGTTTTTGGCAGCATTGAAAACATATGGGTCTTCTTCGACGGAATTTACCAAGGTGACGGCCAGATCGCATTGTTGGATGACTTCACCCTGACGTTCACTGACCCCATCCCGTCGGGGGTGTCGAAGATCGACGTCAAAGGCGGCACTACGGTGGCCATAGGCGTACCGTCCAGCGGGTCTGTGGTGAATGCCTCCGTGGCAGCGGCTGCGGGAATCGCTTTCTCGAAACTGTCATATATGCGAGAGGCACTTGGCGCCGTGGCCCGAGATGGTCGCGCTAAGTTGGACGACAGCATCTGCGTGAAAGACTTCGGTGCCAAAGGCGATGGCATTACAGACGATACAGCAGCGTTCCATGCTGCGATAGCTTTCCTCCAGCCACAGGTGACACAGCGCGGTGGTGCTTTATACATCCCGGCAGGCGTGTATAAGCTCACGGCCACGCTGGCGTTTAGCGCCTTCGACCAGTTGCACAACGTCGTTATTTATGGGGATGGTCCCGTCGCCACGACGTTGGATTTCTCGTCGTCCGCTCCCAACACCGACGCTGTCACCTTCGATAGTGGCGCGCATGTGGTCGTCCGAGATCTTTCGATCAATTCGGCAAAGCGCGACGGCTTGGTATTAGGCGTGGGCCTCACTCCTGGTGGGGGTGGCGGTACGACATTCGCGTCCATTAGTAATCTGCGCATTCAAGGTTCTGGCCGCAACGGATTGAGCAACACCAATAGCTGGATGTGTGACCTCACTGATTTGTGGGTGTGGGGCTCTGGCGCCGCGAATTTTGCCTTGAATGGATTCATTACTTCTCTTAGCGCGCGACGGTGCTACTCCAGCAACAGCGCGGGGGTAGGCTTCCTGATAAATGGAATGGTCTATTCGAATTTCCTGGACTGCGGTTCGGACACGAACGGGACGGTGGGATATGCAGTGTCCAACGTCCAGGGCGTTAGCTTCATCGGATGTGGGGCGGAGAATAATGGTGCGGATGCTTGGCGGCTAACCACAGGCAATGTCTCCGCAGGCTCACTCCCAAGCGCGTGCCAAGACATACATGGGTTGGCTTTCATCAGTTGCTACACCATCGGCAATTCGACATCAGCGACGGGTGCGTATGGCAGCTTCTTGGGGGCATACCCTGCAGACAATCGCCCCATTGACTTTAAGATCCTGGGCGGGAGCGCCTATCCTGCAGCTGGGGGAGATCGATCCTTGATTCTGACGGGGGCGGGTACGATCAATTGCCACAAGGAGCTTTTTCACGATGCCGCATTCTCGACCGTAGACTTCGTGAGCGCCGGAGCGGCTGTCACGAACCTCACCATGCTGGGAACCCGGGCGATAGCGCCGCTTTCCGCAGCCAGCCAATCGATCCCTAATGGCACGCTTACCCCAATGTCAATCACCAATATGTCCATCAATACCATGGGGGCGATTGTCGCGGGTGGCGCGATCGTCATCCCGAAGGGCGTGAATTTGATACGGGTTTCCGCGGGGGCTCAGTTTGTCGCCAACGTGACGGGAACGCGGCAGCTATTCATGTATCGGAACGGTGTTATTGAACTGGGAATGGCAGGCATGGCGGTAGGTGCATCAAGCAGCGGCCCGACCATCGTTAACACGTCTTCTAGTGTATTAGCGGTATCCCAGGGAGACACCATCACTTGCCAGGTATTCCAGAACTCTGGGGGCACTTTGAATCTGGCAGCTGGTAGCGCGACGTTTCTTGCGATAGAAGCAATTGGATAA
- a CDS encoding ornithine cyclodeaminase family protein — MLLINNEVVAKVLTMRECIEAQERAFAGLLTGAAIGRPRIDMYVPCDRDDGYYRWGTVDGTSDGILAVRLKSDILVWPRDEGAGGSEQKFCIEPGTWCGLVFLFSTGNGQPLALMNDGHLQHMRVGGAAGIGTRLLSRENARELGIIGSGGMARTFLEAILAVRDIRRVRVYSRNRDNRERYARECAEQFGVEIIPVDTPRDAVRGADIVATCTDSMSPVLEAEWLEPGMHVVVLTPREIDASIIRRFDVAVQQGKEELPMPETERFRKGISGSPGAYVAGTAEEQQRLPKPKKSRLPTQDWPVYTDVISGKVPGRMRDDQITFYYTVGNWGVQFSSVGGVVYRKAKEQGLGQELPLEWFIQDIRN, encoded by the coding sequence ATGCTTCTGATCAACAATGAAGTGGTCGCGAAAGTGCTGACCATGCGCGAATGCATCGAGGCGCAGGAACGTGCCTTCGCCGGCCTGCTCACCGGCGCGGCCATCGGCCGGCCGCGCATCGATATGTACGTGCCCTGCGACCGTGACGACGGCTATTACCGTTGGGGCACGGTGGATGGCACCAGCGACGGCATCCTGGCGGTGCGATTGAAGTCGGACATCCTGGTCTGGCCGCGCGACGAAGGCGCTGGCGGCAGCGAGCAGAAATTCTGCATCGAACCCGGCACCTGGTGCGGCCTGGTGTTCCTGTTCAGCACCGGCAACGGCCAACCCCTGGCGCTGATGAACGATGGCCATCTGCAGCATATGCGGGTGGGCGGCGCGGCCGGCATCGGCACGCGCCTGCTGTCGCGCGAGAACGCGCGGGAGCTGGGCATCATCGGGTCCGGCGGCATGGCCCGTACCTTTCTGGAAGCGATCCTTGCCGTGCGCGATATCCGCCGCGTACGCGTCTACAGCCGGAATCGCGACAACCGCGAACGCTATGCCCGCGAGTGCGCCGAACAATTCGGCGTGGAGATCATCCCCGTGGACACGCCTCGCGACGCGGTGCGCGGCGCGGACATCGTCGCGACCTGCACCGACAGCATGAGCCCGGTGCTCGAAGCGGAATGGCTGGAGCCCGGCATGCACGTGGTGGTGCTCACGCCGCGCGAGATCGATGCGTCCATCATCCGACGCTTCGACGTCGCCGTGCAGCAGGGCAAGGAAGAATTGCCCATGCCGGAGACCGAACGCTTCCGCAAAGGCATCTCCGGCAGTCCGGGCGCTTACGTGGCCGGTACCGCCGAGGAACAGCAGCGCCTGCCCAAGCCGAAGAAATCCCGGCTGCCCACGCAGGATTGGCCGGTCTATACCGACGTGATTTCCGGCAAGGTGCCAGGCCGCATGCGCGACGATCAGATCACCTTCTACTACACGGTCGGCAACTGGGGCGTGCAGTTTTCCTCCGTCGGAGGAGTGGTGTACCGGAAGGCGAAAGAACAGGGACTGGGGCAGGAGCTGCCGCTGGAGTGGTTCATCCAGGACATCCGCAATTGA
- a CDS encoding Bug family tripartite tricarboxylate transporter substrate binding protein, with amino-acid sequence MKLPCRLVLYAAMSVVLALGPYCAAHAETASGGAYPNRPIRMISPYEPGGGVDIMARMVAQNLTRELGVSVVVENRPGAGGVVGTQSLTTAPPDGYTLILDSPSPLVVAPYLMKKLNYDPQQDLEPVSLIADVPAVLLVKNDSPIHSVKDLLDLARKEPGKLTFSSSGLGGTAHLSAQLLKVLSGADMLHVPYKGTAPAIQAVMTGEVTMTFADMTAGLAFVKNHQLRAVAVTTPQRNPALPDVPTVAETVPGYASSVWYGVLAPKGTPRPVIDKLNREIVKFVHAPAVHKMLVDEGADPIGSTPEQFRDFIRAESQRWGDVIRKSGIQPQ; translated from the coding sequence ATGAAGCTGCCTTGCCGCCTGGTCCTGTATGCCGCGATGAGTGTCGTCCTGGCTCTGGGCCCGTACTGTGCCGCCCACGCCGAGACCGCGTCCGGCGGCGCCTATCCCAATCGGCCCATAAGGATGATTTCTCCCTACGAGCCGGGCGGTGGGGTCGACATCATGGCGCGGATGGTGGCGCAGAACCTGACCCGGGAGCTGGGGGTGTCCGTGGTGGTGGAAAACCGGCCGGGCGCCGGGGGTGTGGTGGGTACGCAGTCCCTGACGACGGCGCCGCCTGATGGCTATACCCTGATCCTGGATTCGCCTTCGCCCCTGGTGGTGGCGCCATACCTGATGAAGAAACTGAACTACGACCCGCAGCAGGACCTGGAACCCGTCAGCCTGATCGCCGACGTGCCGGCCGTGCTGCTGGTCAAGAACGACTCGCCTATCCACAGCGTCAAGGACCTGCTGGACCTGGCGCGCAAGGAACCCGGCAAGCTGACGTTTTCATCATCGGGGTTGGGCGGCACCGCGCATCTTTCCGCCCAGTTGCTGAAGGTGCTGTCTGGCGCGGACATGCTGCACGTGCCGTACAAGGGCACCGCGCCGGCCATCCAGGCCGTCATGACGGGCGAGGTCACCATGACCTTCGCCGATATGACGGCCGGCCTGGCTTTCGTCAAGAACCATCAACTGCGCGCCGTGGCCGTGACCACCCCACAGCGCAATCCGGCCCTGCCGGATGTCCCCACCGTGGCGGAAACCGTCCCGGGTTATGCGTCCAGTGTCTGGTACGGGGTGCTGGCGCCCAAGGGCACGCCCAGGCCCGTCATCGACAAGCTCAACCGCGAAATCGTCAAGTTCGTGCACGCGCCGGCCGTCCACAAGATGCTGGTCGACGAAGGCGCGGATCCCATCGGATCCACGCCGGAGCAGTTCAGGGATTTCATACGCGCCGAAAGCCAGCGCTGGGGTGACGTCATACGCAAATCCGGTATCCAGCCGCAATAG
- a CDS encoding MFS transporter: protein MNDTMDERGGTVAEAIQPRADVGRLPMAGLLALTMASFIATANETVPAGLLPQVAQGFHVSEAWAGQLVTSCALGSGIAAIPLTAVTNRWRRRHVLLLVLAVFFVCNAITAASSHYALTLFTRFVAGLATGLAWSLLAPYARRMVAPSMQGRALAVAMFGIPLALSVGVPLSAWLGNMIGWRGVFAIMSVMTLGLMAWVFREVPDYPGHAADSRWPLRQVLAIPGVLAVLLVVTTWILPHYVLYTYIAPLLASMGQAGHLDAILLIFGVSAVTGIWLVGSLVDRWLRFLVLTGLGAFALVAFAFCVGGMPLWAICASVAIWGMSFGGAPTLLQTALADAAGDAADVAQSILVTVFNLSFAGSGVIGGMLLASDGAGSLPWVGLLVLTIACFIAWGANTHGFKPGRRDGPAVPASLPRARPMRH, encoded by the coding sequence ATGAACGATACGATGGACGAGCGTGGCGGTACGGTTGCGGAGGCGATCCAGCCTCGCGCCGACGTTGGGCGGCTGCCCATGGCAGGGTTGCTGGCGTTGACGATGGCAAGCTTTATCGCCACGGCGAATGAAACGGTGCCGGCAGGCCTGCTTCCGCAGGTTGCACAAGGATTTCACGTAAGCGAGGCGTGGGCCGGTCAGCTCGTCACGAGTTGTGCGCTCGGTTCGGGCATAGCGGCCATCCCTTTGACCGCGGTGACGAATCGATGGCGGCGGCGGCATGTGCTGCTGCTGGTGCTTGCGGTATTTTTTGTCTGCAATGCAATAACGGCGGCGTCCTCGCACTATGCGCTGACACTGTTTACGCGGTTCGTGGCGGGGCTTGCCACGGGGCTGGCCTGGAGTCTCCTGGCACCCTATGCACGCCGCATGGTTGCGCCGTCGATGCAGGGGCGCGCGCTCGCGGTGGCAATGTTCGGCATCCCTTTGGCGTTATCGGTCGGTGTTCCGTTGAGTGCCTGGCTCGGAAACATGATCGGCTGGCGCGGCGTGTTCGCCATCATGTCGGTCATGACCCTGGGGTTGATGGCCTGGGTTTTCCGGGAGGTTCCCGACTACCCAGGCCATGCGGCCGACAGCCGTTGGCCTCTGCGACAAGTCCTTGCCATTCCCGGCGTGCTGGCGGTGCTCCTGGTCGTTACGACGTGGATCCTGCCGCATTACGTTCTCTATACCTACATCGCCCCCTTGCTGGCATCCATGGGGCAGGCCGGCCATCTGGACGCCATATTGCTGATCTTCGGCGTGTCTGCCGTAACGGGTATATGGCTCGTCGGTTCGCTGGTTGACCGATGGTTGCGCTTCCTGGTGCTGACCGGATTGGGCGCCTTTGCCTTGGTTGCGTTTGCATTCTGCGTGGGAGGAATGCCGCTTTGGGCGATATGCGCCAGTGTGGCGATCTGGGGAATGAGCTTTGGTGGCGCGCCAACCTTGTTGCAGACCGCGTTGGCCGATGCAGCGGGCGACGCGGCCGACGTGGCGCAGTCCATTCTGGTGACGGTATTCAATCTGTCGTTCGCGGGTAGCGGGGTTATCGGCGGGATGCTGCTCGCATCCGACGGTGCGGGGTCTTTACCCTGGGTGGGGCTGCTGGTATTGACGATTGCTTGCTTCATCGCCTGGGGAGCGAATACCCATGGGTTCAAGCCCGGTCGGCGTGATGGCCCGGCGGTTCCCGCATCGCTCCCGCGGGCCCGACCGATGCGCCATTGA
- a CDS encoding LysR family transcriptional regulator: protein MATDRLGDMRLFVAAAALGSLSAAGRKLGLSPAAASARLSKLEVALRTKLIDRSTRQLRLTEEGRLYHRHCAVALQAIDDAEDALHASHAVVRGKIRISASADFGRHLLNEWLEEFASTQAELKIALTLTDSLSDLLQDDVDFAIRFGKPDSDTLVARKLAPNWRVLCASPAYLARQGVPRTPADLAAHRFVVLVTAAGPLNEFRFAATGKQRIHTVAMENAWETNDGALARAWTLAGHGIARKTIWDAAQDIRAGTLKAVLPDFIENEAGVYAVFHRNRYMTPRVRALLDFLIDRFQHASSDMLAGLPSPSAAVNKD from the coding sequence ATGGCAACTGATCGATTAGGGGACATGCGCCTGTTCGTTGCGGCGGCGGCGCTTGGCAGCCTTTCCGCCGCCGGCCGCAAGCTCGGCCTCTCTCCAGCGGCGGCAAGCGCCCGCCTGTCCAAGCTGGAGGTTGCGCTTCGAACAAAGCTGATCGATCGCAGTACCCGGCAGCTGCGCCTGACCGAGGAGGGCCGGCTCTACCACCGGCATTGCGCCGTTGCGCTGCAGGCGATCGATGACGCCGAAGATGCGCTCCACGCGAGCCACGCTGTCGTACGCGGGAAAATCCGTATCTCGGCATCAGCCGATTTCGGCCGCCATCTGCTCAATGAATGGCTGGAAGAATTCGCCAGTACGCAAGCGGAACTGAAGATCGCCCTGACACTGACCGACTCGCTATCGGATCTGCTGCAGGATGACGTGGATTTTGCGATCCGGTTCGGCAAGCCGGACAGCGACACCTTGGTCGCTCGCAAGCTCGCCCCCAACTGGCGGGTGCTATGCGCGTCCCCTGCATATCTCGCCAGGCAGGGCGTGCCGCGTACCCCGGCAGACCTGGCCGCACATCGGTTCGTGGTCCTCGTCACGGCAGCCGGGCCGCTGAACGAATTTCGATTCGCGGCGACAGGCAAGCAGAGAATCCATACCGTCGCGATGGAAAACGCGTGGGAAACCAACGATGGCGCATTGGCCCGCGCATGGACGCTGGCGGGGCATGGCATTGCCCGCAAAACCATCTGGGATGCGGCGCAGGATATACGCGCCGGCACGCTGAAGGCGGTCTTGCCCGACTTCATCGAAAACGAGGCGGGGGTCTATGCCGTATTCCACAGGAATCGGTACATGACGCCCCGCGTGCGGGCATTGCTGGATTTCCTGATAGACCGGTTCCAGCACGCATCCAGCGATATGCTCGCAGGCCTCCCTTCACCTTCGGCAGCGGTCAATAAGGATTGA
- a CDS encoding glucan biosynthesis protein D, translating into MHRRSLLKASAALAACTGLPASFLLASRAVADIADGEAKPFSFEGLQERASKLATTPYVDTREVLPPTLANLTPQQFNAIQYDAAHSLWGRKGQLDVQFFHVGMGFRTPVRMHSIEPGTRIAKEVHFRPELFNYQSTGVDVGQLKGDLGFSGLKVFKQPNIDKYDIVSFLGASYFRAVDNTGQYGLSARGVAVNTYAGTVEEFPDFIEFWFETPAQDATRFVLYALLDAPSITGAYRFDINCLADRVIMDIDAHLTARQDIKQLGIAPMTSMFSCGTNERRMCDTIHPKIHDSDRLSMWRGNGEWVCRPLNNPEHIQFNTYLDNNPRGFGLLQTDHDFKSYQDTVDWYSRRPSLWVEPTTAWGDGAINLMELPTTGETLDNIVAFWNPKEPVKAGQSLHYGYKLHWAALAPVQPTLARVLATRTGMGGFTEGWAPGEHYPNVWARRFAIDFIGGPLQGMDKNERLESVITVSHGRAQDFQIFALHPEVEGFRAMFDWYPTDDSTAPVEMRGFIRRISDKQVLSETWLYQYFPPPPEKRRYP; encoded by the coding sequence ATGCACCGACGTTCACTGCTCAAAGCCTCCGCGGCCTTGGCGGCCTGCACGGGTTTGCCAGCCTCCTTCCTGCTTGCCTCGCGCGCTGTCGCGGACATTGCCGACGGCGAAGCCAAACCCTTCAGTTTCGAAGGATTGCAGGAGCGCGCCAGCAAACTGGCGACCACGCCTTATGTGGACACCCGTGAAGTCCTGCCGCCGACCCTGGCCAACCTGACCCCGCAGCAGTTCAATGCCATCCAGTACGACGCCGCGCATTCCCTTTGGGGGCGCAAGGGCCAGCTGGACGTGCAGTTCTTCCACGTCGGCATGGGCTTCCGTACGCCGGTGCGCATGCACAGCATCGAGCCCGGCACCCGCATCGCGAAAGAGGTGCACTTCCGGCCGGAGCTGTTCAATTACCAGAGCACCGGTGTGGATGTCGGCCAGCTCAAGGGCGACCTGGGGTTTTCGGGGCTGAAGGTGTTCAAGCAGCCGAATATCGACAAGTACGACATCGTCTCCTTCCTGGGCGCCAGCTATTTCCGTGCCGTGGACAACACTGGACAATACGGCTTGTCGGCGCGCGGCGTGGCGGTGAACACCTATGCGGGCACCGTCGAGGAATTCCCCGATTTCATCGAGTTCTGGTTCGAGACGCCGGCGCAGGATGCCACGCGCTTCGTACTGTATGCCTTGCTGGATGCGCCCAGCATCACCGGCGCCTATCGCTTCGATATCAATTGCCTGGCCGATCGCGTCATCATGGATATCGACGCGCACCTGACCGCGCGCCAGGACATCAAGCAACTGGGCATCGCGCCCATGACCAGCATGTTCAGCTGCGGCACCAACGAGCGCCGGATGTGCGACACCATCCACCCCAAGATCCACGATTCGGACCGTCTGTCGATGTGGCGTGGCAATGGCGAATGGGTCTGCCGGCCGCTGAACAATCCTGAGCACATCCAGTTCAATACGTACCTGGACAACAATCCGCGCGGCTTTGGGCTGCTGCAGACGGACCATGACTTCAAGTCCTATCAGGATACGGTGGACTGGTACAGCCGCCGCCCCAGCCTGTGGGTGGAGCCGACGACCGCATGGGGCGATGGCGCCATCAACCTGATGGAATTGCCGACCACTGGGGAAACGCTGGACAACATCGTGGCGTTCTGGAATCCCAAGGAGCCCGTCAAGGCCGGACAGTCGCTGCATTATGGCTACAAGCTGCATTGGGCCGCGCTGGCGCCGGTGCAGCCCACGCTTGCGCGGGTGTTGGCCACGCGCACGGGCATGGGCGGCTTCACGGAAGGCTGGGCGCCGGGCGAGCATTATCCCAATGTCTGGGCGCGGCGATTTGCCATCGATTTCATCGGCGGACCGCTGCAAGGCATGGACAAGAACGAGCGCCTGGAATCCGTGATCACGGTGTCGCACGGGCGCGCGCAGGACTTCCAGATCTTCGCGCTGCACCCGGAGGTCGAGGGCTTCCGCGCTATGTTCGATTGGTATCCGACCGACGACAGCACGGCGCCCGTGGAAATGCGCGGCTTCATCCGGCGCATCAGCGACAAGCAGGTGCTCAGCGAGACGTGGCTGTATCAGTATTTCCCGCCGCCTCCGGAGAAACGGCGGTATCCCTGA
- a CDS encoding PIN domain-containing protein gives MSSILRGLLLRLARDGVFLPVWSARIGEEWIRNAARLWKVPPADVAALWEDMQREFPGADAGDVQAYEAGLRYSDPKDHHVIAAGLAKRARCGHQQAPAVLVVTWNMKDFNRSEMRRLGTDACDPDRLLSQWWPASRDALLRALQGTAADVAAVGRQPEPLSVTLHRERLYRLRGLVERDGSFDDPARRDGDVDGDVNDRDCSPRIPLHSGVR, from the coding sequence ATGTCGTCCATCCTGCGCGGCCTGCTGTTGCGCCTGGCGCGCGACGGCGTCTTCCTGCCGGTGTGGAGCGCGCGCATCGGCGAGGAATGGATCCGCAACGCCGCGCGGCTCTGGAAAGTGCCCCCCGCGGACGTGGCCGCGCTGTGGGAGGACATGCAGCGCGAATTCCCCGGCGCCGACGCAGGCGACGTACAGGCCTACGAAGCCGGGCTGCGCTACAGCGACCCCAAGGACCACCACGTGATCGCCGCCGGCCTGGCGAAACGGGCGCGCTGCGGGCACCAGCAAGCGCCCGCGGTGTTGGTGGTGACCTGGAACATGAAAGACTTCAACCGCTCGGAAATGCGCCGGCTGGGAACCGACGCCTGCGACCCCGACCGCCTGCTATCGCAGTGGTGGCCGGCGTCGCGCGATGCGCTGCTGCGGGCGCTGCAAGGCACGGCCGCCGACGTGGCGGCGGTCGGCAGGCAGCCGGAGCCGCTGTCCGTTACCTTGCATCGCGAGCGCCTGTACCGGCTGCGCGGCCTGGTGGAGCGGGACGGCAGCTTCGACGACCCGGCGCGGCGCGATGGTGACGTCGACGGTGACGTCAATGATCGTGATTGCTCGCCGCGAATCCCACTGCATTCAGGCGTTCGATGA
- a CDS encoding threonine ammonia-lyase — protein MIDLSAIQSAHLRLQGQVLNTPFSHSRTLSDMLGAEVWLKFENLQFTASFKERGALNRMLNLDAIERARGVIAVSAGNHAQGVAYHAQRMGIPAVIVMPRFTPTVKVANTRRFGAEVVLAGDTFDDAKAHGYVLAQERGLTMIHPYDDPYVIAGQGTIALEMLEARPDLDTLVVPIGGGGMISGIAVAAKAIKPDIEIVGVQTERFPSMYEATRGLTLPYGQYTIAEGIAVKSPGQLTQEIVARHVSRIELVSEGDIEHAIVVLLEIEKTVVEGAGAAGLAAMLRDQAQGDACFRGKRVGLVLTGGNIDPLMLGELIERGMVRAGRLARIRVDLRDLPGALAHATAVIADAHANITEVHHQRAFTALPVRNVEVDFVLQTRGPEHIVEVIERLNAVGFAASNHDH, from the coding sequence GTGATCGACCTGTCCGCCATCCAATCCGCGCACCTGCGTCTGCAGGGACAGGTGCTGAACACGCCGTTTTCGCATTCCCGCACCTTGTCCGACATGCTCGGCGCCGAAGTCTGGCTGAAGTTCGAAAACCTGCAGTTCACCGCTTCCTTCAAGGAGCGCGGCGCGCTGAACCGGATGCTGAACCTGGACGCCATCGAGCGCGCGCGCGGCGTCATCGCCGTGTCGGCCGGGAACCACGCGCAGGGGGTGGCGTATCACGCGCAGCGCATGGGCATACCGGCGGTCATCGTCATGCCGCGCTTCACCCCCACGGTCAAGGTCGCCAATACCCGCCGCTTCGGCGCGGAAGTGGTGCTGGCGGGCGACACCTTCGACGACGCCAAGGCCCACGGTTACGTGCTGGCGCAGGAACGCGGGCTGACCATGATCCATCCCTACGACGATCCTTACGTCATTGCCGGCCAGGGCACGATCGCGCTGGAAATGCTGGAGGCGCGGCCGGACCTGGACACGCTGGTCGTACCCATAGGCGGGGGCGGCATGATTTCCGGTATCGCCGTGGCCGCCAAGGCGATCAAGCCGGATATCGAGATCGTCGGCGTGCAGACCGAGCGCTTTCCTTCCATGTACGAAGCGACGCGCGGGTTGACGCTGCCTTACGGCCAATACACCATCGCCGAAGGTATCGCCGTGAAGTCGCCCGGCCAGCTGACCCAGGAGATCGTCGCCCGCCATGTGTCGCGCATCGAACTCGTCAGCGAAGGCGATATCGAGCATGCCATCGTGGTGTTGCTGGAAATCGAAAAGACCGTGGTGGAAGGCGCGGGCGCCGCCGGCCTGGCCGCCATGCTGCGTGACCAGGCACAGGGCGATGCCTGTTTCCGCGGCAAGCGCGTCGGCCTGGTCTTGACGGGCGGCAACATCGATCCGCTGATGCTGGGCGAACTGATCGAGCGCGGCATGGTGCGCGCCGGCCGGCTGGCACGCATCCGTGTCGACCTGCGCGACCTGCCGGGGGCGTTGGCGCATGCCACGGCGGTCATTGCCGACGCCCATGCCAACATCACCGAAGTGCATCACCAACGCGCGTTCACCGCCTTGCCGGTACGCAATGTGGAAGTCGACTTCGTGCTGCAGACGCGCGGCCCGGAGCACATCGTGGAAGTCATCGAACGCCTGAATGCAGTGGGATTCGCGGCGAGCAATCACGATCATTGA